Part of the Leptolyngbya sp. BL0902 genome, AAGACTATCCTTCTCTAGCAACGGTGGAGGAAGGGAATGCGGTATCCCTGTCAGCAAAGTCGCTGCTGTATGGATTAGAAGGGACTCTATTTGCCACAAGTAATGATGAAACCAAGCAGGTTTTGACCGGGGTTCATGTTCTATCAGATGCCGATACCCTCGAATTTGCGGCTACTGATGATCATCGTTTAGCCGTGGTCAAAACGGCAACTAGTGCGGCCAGTTCTATTTCAGAAATGGATATGACTGTTCCCGCTAAAGCCCTGCGGGACATAGCCTATGCCCTTAAAATCCAAGCCTTTACAGGGACAGTGGAAGTGCGTTGGGATGACACCTATGTGCTATTCGATATGGGTATTCATAGGCTAACTACGAAACTACTGGAAGGGCAATATCCAAACTATCGCCAGTTGATGCCCAAGCAGTTCGCTCGTCAAGTCATCCTTGCTCGAGATGAACTAATCAAAAGCCTGAGTCGCATAGCGCTACTGGCCAGTCAAAGAAATGACATTGCTCAATTCTCTTTGAATAACGAAGACCAGAAGATAACTCTGTCGATAGAAGTCCAGGAAGTGGCGAAGGGGCGTGAGGGCTTATCGGCCCAAATGATAGGCGATGATCTAGAAATTGCTTTTAATGTGCGCTATTTGCTGGACGGATTGAAAGCGATAGATAGCAATCAGGTGAAGATTCAGTGCAATGCAGCTACAAGTCCTGCAATATTCAGTCCTTTTGGAGAGGATGACATTACCTATCTGGTTATGCCGATTCAAATTCGCAACGGGTCGGCAAAAGATTCTGAGGATGAAGACCGGGCAGATATTAAACAAGAAGAATCAAAAGAAATCAAGGCCGTAAAGTCAGAAATTCTTAGGGACGAAGAATCAGGAAATATTGATTCTGAAGAGTCTGAAGATCTTAGTCTCAATGAATCTGACTGGCTAGACTCCATTGAAATTGCTGCTCTTGAAGATGAGAGGGAAAAAGATCTAAAGCTGGTCATCATTCGCGAAGGCCAAGCTGTATTCAGGGAAAAACTGCTCTCTGCCTATGACGGACGGTGTGCAATCACAGGTTATTCAGTCAAGGATGTTTTAGAGGCGGCCCATATTGTTCCCTGTCTAGGTGTGAAAACTAATCACCTATCCAATGGGTTGATTCTGAGATCCGACTTACATAAGCTATTTGACTCATTCAAGATTACCGTCAACCCAGACACATTAACGGTCTGCGTAGCTCCAGATTTAATGAACACTGAGTACCATGAGTTGGATGGAAGACCTCTGAGAAAGGTGCAGCCTAACTATCCACCCGTGAGCAGGGCAGCTTTAAGGCATCATCTGAATCAATGTATTTGGTTTAACGATGATGTCCTTAATCACCATGAAGTACCGTAACAGAACAGATGGACAACCGCTAGGCTAGGCTAGCCTAGAAAGTCTTTTATGATGGGATAAGGCCGTTACTGGGGCATGGGTTTGCGATGACATCACCCTTTCCGGGCATGGATCCTTATCTGGAACAGTCGTCGTTTCCATGGCCTCACGGATGCAGAATTGTAAGTTATTCAAGGAGCCTAAAATGAAAACTCTGACTCCACCTTTGTCAGCCAGCATTCAACTCACTCTCACCCATTGCAAGCAGCGGCTACAGCAATACTATGCCGATAGATTTAAAGTCCTAATTCTCTATGGATCTGCGGCCAAACAGCAATTAACCCCCCAGAGTGATCTAGATTTGTTAGTGCTGTTAGAACCGCCCTTAGACTATTTCCAAGAACTGCGGGCTATTGTTGATTTACTCTATCCCTTACAACTAGATTCCAGTTATTGGATTTCAGCTAAACCAGCCGCTACTACTGAGTTTGAGCAAGGTTTAACTCAACTTTATCGCAATATCCATCAAGAAGGTATTGCCCTATGAGTAGTACGCCTGAGATAGAATCTCATCTAGAACGAGCGGCTTCGTCCTTGCAAGCGGCAAACCTGTTGCGTTCGGCTGAGTTGCCCAATGATGCCGTATCCAGAGCCTATTATGCTATTTTCCACGCAGCATCTGCTTTGTTGCTAGCACAAAATTTAGAGTTTAAGAGTCATGCCGGGGTTTTGAGAGCGATCAGCTTAAATTTTGTGAAACCTGGAATATTGGAAAATAGTATGGGACGAGATTTGAATTGGTTAGCCGAGTTGCGCCAAATCGCTGACTATGGGGAAATACGCAATGTTTCTATCCTAGATGTCGATAATGCAATCACGATTGCTGATGCTTTCCTGAACCAAGTGCATCAACTCCTAGAACGTGACCTGTGATCCCCATCAAAACCCTTGTGTAGCAAGCCCTAAACGGCCAGGGGAAAGCCATCGCCGCCTACGAAGCGACAATTGATACTAATGACAACTGATTAGACACCGTTAGCGTTGAAATGGGACGAGTTACGGAGAGTGTCGTACCCTAGAAAACATAGGGCGGGTAAGGTGTCATGATAGAGAGCCTGTGTTTTGTCCTTTCGATTCTGTTCTGGCTCAGACGATTTCATGATGCGTAAATCTTCCATCAACACAGCCATTTACATTCTGGCGATCCTGGTGGCCAACTATACAGCGGCCTGGTTTATCCCGCTACTGAACTTGAACCGTAGATGATATTTATAGCTACCTCCAATAGTTGTGGTGAAGATAGAACCCCGGTTTCTTTAAGAAGCCGGGGTTCTTTGGTGAGATAGCCCTTTATTCTACAGTGACGCTCTTGGCGAGGTTGCGGGGTTGATCCACATCCAACCCCCGTCGGGCGGCGATGTGGTAGGCCAGCAGTTGCAGTGGGATCACCGCCACGATGGGCGACAGCAGTTCGTCCACCGGGGGCACGGGCAGCAGTTTGTCGAAGGTTTCGGCGGCATCAGCATCCCCGATGGGCACCACGCCGATCAGTTGGGCGTCGCGGGCCTTGGCCTCCTGGGCATTGGAGAGCACCTTGTCGTAGACGCTTCCCGGCATGGCGATGGCCACCACGGGCACCTTGGCATCCAGCAGGGCAATGGGGCCGTGCTTCATTTCGCCAGCGGGGTAGCCCTCGGCGTGGATGTAGCTAATTTCCTTCAGTTTCAGGGCACCCTCTAGGGCAATGGGGAAGTTCACCCCTCGGCCTAGGTAGATGAAGTCTTGGGTGTCATTGAAGTCGTGGGCCAGTTCTTCGATGTAGCGCTCTTGACTTTCGAGCACTTGCTCGATGTAGGCCGGGAGCTGGTGCAGTTGCTCAATGATTTCCTCGATGCGCTGGGGCGAGAGGGTCTTGCGACGATAGGCCAAATCTAGGGCCAGGAAGTAGAAAGCCATCACCTGGGCGGTGAAGGTTTTGGTGGCGGCCACGCCGATTTCAATCCCGGCGTGGGTGTCGATGATGTGGGGCACTAATCGCGAGAGGGAGCTTTCGGGGCGGTTGGTGATGCCCACCAGGCGCGGCGCAAAGCGGGGATCGCCCTGGGCACGGCGGCGTTCCTGCTCCATTTCCAGAGCCGCGAGGGTGTCGGCGGTTTCGCCGGATTGGGTGACGCCGATAGTGAGGGTGTTGGGGATCAGTGGCGTGGGGGAGTAGCGAAACTCTGAGGCGTACTGCACCATCACAGGTAGTTCCGCCAGTTGTTCAATCAGATACTTACCCACTAGGGCGGCGTGCCAACTGGTGCCACAGGCCACAATTTGTACATGATCCAACCCGTCCAGCACGCCATCAGCCATGCCCAACTGCACCGGGGAACGCCCCGATTCTGCCGTGGCCTCGTTATCGATGTAGGTTTCTAGGCAGGTGCGTACCACTCCGGGCTGTTCGTAGATTTCCTTCAGCATGAAGTGTTTGAAGCCCTGCTTTTCCACCATAATCGGGTTCCAGTTCAGGGTGATGGGGTGCTTGCGCTGGCGGTCTCCGGCGAAGTTGTAGACCGCCACGCCGAGGGGCGAGAGACTGGCCAGTTCGCCATTTTCCAACGGCAGCACGGCGCGGGTGTAGGGCACAATGGCGGGGGTGTCGCTGGCGCAGAAAAATTCCCCTTGGCCAAAGCCGATGACGAGGGGAGCCTGCTGCCGCACGACGACGAGTTCATCGGGAAAGTCCGCCGACACAATCGCCAGGGCAAAGGCTCCCTGAAGCTCCTGACAGGCCAGCCGCACCGCTTCCAGCAGTGGGGATCGGCCCTGAAAGTCCCCGGTTTTGCCGATCTTGGCCAAGTGGGAGGACACCAAATGGGGCACCACCTCGGTATCGGTGTCGGAGACAAACGTATGACCTGCGGCCTTCAGGGTTTCTCGCAGTTCTCGGTAGTTTTCGACGATGCCGTTTTGCACGACGGCCAAACGACCCTCGTTGTCGCGGTGGGGGTGGGCGTTGTATTCTTCGGGCTTGCCGTGGGTGGCCCAGCGAGTATGGCCAATGCCGAGGCGGGCCGGATTTTCTAGGCCGTCGATTTTATCTTGCAAATTTTGCAGCTTGCCCTTGGCCCGCACACAGTGCAGATCGCCCTCAAACACCGTGGCAATGCCCGCCGAATCGTAGCCGCGATATTCCAGCTTACGCAGCCCCTCCATCAAAATCGTGGTCGCGGCCTGGGTTCCGATATATCCGACAATGCCACACATAGCCGTTCCTCCGCAGCGCTAGGCTCAGTTAGTTTTCCTAGGGTAGCGCCCTTGGGGATCAGAACCTAGCTACCCAAAGTGCACCCGCCAGAATGCAGACTAGGATACACGGTGATCCCCGTTCTGTGTGATGTTAGCGGAGGGGACTAAGGGCTAGACTGAGCCGATCCTAGAGCCAACCCCGCAGGGTCAGGGCTTCTGCTAAGGACATCCCGGTGACAGATTGGTCGTAGCGGGCGACCTGGATTTGGGCCACCGTTACCTTGCCGTCGGCCAAAAGCTGATCAATCAACGCCGATTCCTCTTCATTGCCGGAGGGATCGGTGGGCTGAGAGGCCGTCGCCG contains:
- the dnaN gene encoding DNA polymerase III subunit beta; translation: MGKIAMKFSCPQSELNHHLSLVSRAVPSRPSRPVLGNILVMADAKQQTVTLVGSDEALGIESYFSAKVETSGSLTVPPKLWGDIVSRLPNDVIRLETNVDDEITVTITSSSGRYEIRGLDAEDYPSLATVEEGNAVSLSAKSLLYGLEGTLFATSNDETKQVLTGVHVLSDADTLEFAATDDHRLAVVKTATSAASSISEMDMTVPAKALRDIAYALKIQAFTGTVEVRWDDTYVLFDMGIHRLTTKLLEGQYPNYRQLMPKQFARQVILARDELIKSLSRIALLASQRNDIAQFSLNNEDQKITLSIEVQEVAKGREGLSAQMIGDDLEIAFNVRYLLDGLKAIDSNQVKIQCNAATSPAIFSPFGEDDITYLVMPIQIRNGSAKDSEDEDRADIKQEESKEIKAVKSEILRDEESGNIDSEESEDLSLNESDWLDSIEIAALEDEREKDLKLVIIREGQAVFREKLLSAYDGRCAITGYSVKDVLEAAHIVPCLGVKTNHLSNGLILRSDLHKLFDSFKITVNPDTLTVCVAPDLMNTEYHELDGRPLRKVQPNYPPVSRAALRHHLNQCIWFNDDVLNHHEVP
- the glmS gene encoding glutamine--fructose-6-phosphate transaminase (isomerizing), with the protein product MCGIVGYIGTQAATTILMEGLRKLEYRGYDSAGIATVFEGDLHCVRAKGKLQNLQDKIDGLENPARLGIGHTRWATHGKPEEYNAHPHRDNEGRLAVVQNGIVENYRELRETLKAAGHTFVSDTDTEVVPHLVSSHLAKIGKTGDFQGRSPLLEAVRLACQELQGAFALAIVSADFPDELVVVRQQAPLVIGFGQGEFFCASDTPAIVPYTRAVLPLENGELASLSPLGVAVYNFAGDRQRKHPITLNWNPIMVEKQGFKHFMLKEIYEQPGVVRTCLETYIDNEATAESGRSPVQLGMADGVLDGLDHVQIVACGTSWHAALVGKYLIEQLAELPVMVQYASEFRYSPTPLIPNTLTIGVTQSGETADTLAALEMEQERRRAQGDPRFAPRLVGITNRPESSLSRLVPHIIDTHAGIEIGVAATKTFTAQVMAFYFLALDLAYRRKTLSPQRIEEIIEQLHQLPAYIEQVLESQERYIEELAHDFNDTQDFIYLGRGVNFPIALEGALKLKEISYIHAEGYPAGEMKHGPIALLDAKVPVVAIAMPGSVYDKVLSNAQEAKARDAQLIGVVPIGDADAAETFDKLLPVPPVDELLSPIVAVIPLQLLAYHIAARRGLDVDQPRNLAKSVTVE
- a CDS encoding nucleotidyltransferase family protein, with product MKTLTPPLSASIQLTLTHCKQRLQQYYADRFKVLILYGSAAKQQLTPQSDLDLLVLLEPPLDYFQELRAIVDLLYPLQLDSSYWISAKPAATTEFEQGLTQLYRNIHQEGIAL
- a CDS encoding DUF4058 family protein, producing the protein MTSPFPGMDPYLEQSSFPWPHGCRIVSYSRSLK
- a CDS encoding HEPN domain-containing protein, which produces MSSTPEIESHLERAASSLQAANLLRSAELPNDAVSRAYYAIFHAASALLLAQNLEFKSHAGVLRAISLNFVKPGILENSMGRDLNWLAELRQIADYGEIRNVSILDVDNAITIADAFLNQVHQLLERDL